Proteins co-encoded in one Aphelocoma coerulescens isolate FSJ_1873_10779 chromosome 21, UR_Acoe_1.0, whole genome shotgun sequence genomic window:
- the NMNAT1 gene encoding nicotinamide/nicotinic acid mononucleotide adenylyltransferase 1, with protein MATEDPDRKTEVVLLACGSFNPITNMHLRLFELAKDYFHETGKYKVIKGIISPVGDAYKKKGLISANHRVTMAKLATKNSDWVEVDDWESCQSEWLETLKVLRYHHQKLLSADVTNSLQDAVPVTKLGRKRKQQPNRHEPIKKKNQSPVVKSVPQVKLLCGSDMLESFGIPNLWKLEDITEIVEKHGLVCISRAGNNVQKFIYESDILWKHKNNIHLVEEWITNDISSTKIRRALRRGQSIRYLVPDVVRAYIEKNELYSPESEDRNAGVVLAPLQKHASDSKNSQALNN; from the exons ATGGCTACGGAAGATCCTGACAGGAAGACTGAAGTGGTACTGCTGGCCTGTGGGTCCTTCAATCCCATCACCAACATGCACCTGAGGCTCTTTGAGCTGGCTAAAGACTACTTCCATGAAACAG GAAAATACAAAGTAATCAAAGGCATCATTTCACCAGTGGGTGATGCATATAAGAAGAAAGGTCTGATCAGTGCGAATCACCGAGTGACTATGGCAAAACTGGCTACAAAAAACTCAGATTGGGTGGAAGTCGATGATTGGGAAAGCTGCCAGAGCGAGTGGCTGGAAACGCTAAAAGTTTTAAG ATATCATCATCAAAAACTTTTATCTGCTGACGTCACTAATAGTCTGCAGGATGCTGTACCTGTAACAAAGCTGGGACGGAAGAGAAAACAGCAACCAAATAGGCATGAgcccattaaaaagaaaaatcagagtcCGGTTGTAAAAA GTGTCCCACAGGTTAAACTGCTTTGTGGCAGTGACATGCTGGAATCTTTTGGGATCCCCAATCTGTGGAAGTTGGAGGACATCACCGAAATTGTGGAGAAACATGGCCTTGTGTGTATCAGTAGGGCTGGAAACAATGTTCAGAAATTCATCTATGAATCTGATATTTTGTGGAAACATAAGAATAATATTCACCTTGTGGAAGAATGGATCACAAATGATATTTCCTCCACCAAGATCCGGAGAGCCCTGCGGCGGGGTCAGAGCATTCGTTACTTGGTGCCTGACGTAGTTCGGGCATACATCGAGAAGAACGAGCTGTACAGCCCGGAGAGCGAGGACAGGAATGCTGGGGTGGTCTTGGCTCCCTTACAGAAACATGCAAGTGACTCCAAGAACTCACAGGCACTAAACAACTAA
- the RBP7 gene encoding retinoid-binding protein 7 translates to MPVDFSGTWNLVSNDNFEGYMVALGIDFATRKIAKMLKPQKVIKQDGDSFYIHTTSTFRDYLLEFKVGEEFEEDNKGLDNRKCKSIVTWENDKLVCVQTGEKKNRGWTHWLEGDDLHLELRCENQVCKQVFKRA, encoded by the exons ATGCCTGTGGATTTTAGTGGAACCTGGAACCTTGTCAGCAATGACAACTTTGAAGGTTATATGGTGGCCTTAG GTATTGACTTTGCAACACGCAAAATAGCAAAAATGCTGAAGCCTCAGAAAGTGATCAAACAAGATGGTGATTCATTCTATATCCATACCACTAGCACATTCAGAGATTACTTGCTTGAATTCAAAGTTGGAGAAGAGTTTGAGGAAGATAATAAAGGCTTGGATAACAGAAAATGCAAG AGCATTGTTACCTGGGAAAATGACAAACTTGTCTGTGTGCAGACTGGTGAGAAGAAGAACAGGGGCTGGACTCACTGGCTTGAAGGGGATGACCTCCACCTG gaGCTTCGTTGTGAGAATCAAGTATGTAAACAGGTCTTCAAGAGAGCTTGA